The DNA segment GGCACGGCCGCCCAGGCGGATCCAAGCCATTCGGCCAGGGTCGCCCGGTCAAGCACCGGCAACATCAGCAGCGAGAAGATCAGCCAGAGCGACAGGAGCACCAGCGCGATGCTGCTGAATCGTTCTTCCAGCCAATGCTGGCCGCCGTGGCCCGAGGCTCCAAGCCCGCGCACTTTGGCGAGCGGTGTTGCGCTTTCC comes from the Sphingomonas xanthus genome and includes:
- the sdhD gene encoding succinate dehydrogenase, hydrophobic membrane anchor protein, coding for MNRGESATPLAKVRGLGASGHGGQHWLEERFSSIALVLLSLWLIFSLLMLPVLDRATLAEWLGSAWAAVPMALLVIAGFKHGLDGLKVVVDDYVHDEGSRVGLHFILTMAAIAGASAALFALAKIAFGAAA